The Pirellulales bacterium genome includes a window with the following:
- a CDS encoding cation-translocating P-type ATPase family protein has protein sequence MDFGFWIPHNPKSKIAGSSLVPPYQFHTIMQTQHDGDDALRLPSFRALYLLTAAVGLLVSGDLLFAWLGYANLRNPWGVNLALVAAVLGGARIVYASLAGLIEGHVGADLALAIALLASLALKEYWVGAEVVLIAMIGESLEAITFARTHRELERFLELRPRRVRVRRGDEQVELPVESLAIGDIVVVRPGERIAVDGAVLAGRSAVDESTLTGESMPADKAEGDAVYAGTLNQFGALEIRTDAVGDATTLGQVIRIVAAAQRDKARVERIADRLARWFLPFVLVCAAATFAATNRLALSQAIWPALDRWNWMPTLAVLVVACPCALVLATPAAMMAAVAWLARRGVLIKGGAALERLAAVRRIAFDKTGTLTTGKLVLGECLPLAGRTPDEILRAAAAAEQTSEHLIARVLVAAAKERGISLPAVGEFEALPGAGVAARLLADSAASVVVGNRRLMCDREIELPDEVEGLIARLEAAGQTPLLVAIDGKLAGAIGVRDAVRPEAAGVLAELRAMGIDEVVLLTGDRPRTTAEIARQLGIERWQAELRPDEKAQWLAGWRAERGAGRPSDEAAVAMVGDGVNDAPALARADVGLAIAGAGSDLAAEAGDLVLMGDPLASLPATLRLARETVRVIRQNIVLFAFFVNLLGIALTAWIMPTWSQAWLRRAPVAAAIFHQCGSLLVLVNSMRLIWFDRWQASWFGRIESLLARGCAGFGRQFEPLVRACEALWWWRWLLLRAALLLAVVAYLAQIVVFVGPDEVAVVRRFGRFRAALGPGPHLRLPPPWDTIVKDRPARVRTIEVGLQSTRAAEAGAKQAIEWNTPHGVRRSDDEAIALTGDQSLVEVGAAVQYRIDDVRAWHFAARDPQNLLQVAAQSVVREVLAERPLLNSGAKGNREPAEILTTGRADLEREIGRRLQAELDRLGCGVRLLDDGVCLVDVHPPLAVVDAFRDVSRAFKERERRKNEADAFLRDRVIKAGGLAAWRELVRDEGELTDERWAGLQADLAGEAAGELAAAQAAAHEQQELAAGDAASFLEVQASHAANPRLTEWRMLYETLSAALAGKRKMIFDARTGSRRHLFLGSQPAPPSPAIPIIASPARDEED, from the coding sequence TTGGATTTTGGATTTTGGATTCCGCACAATCCAAAATCCAAAATTGCGGGGAGCTCGCTGGTCCCACCCTACCAATTCCACACGATCATGCAAACGCAGCACGACGGCGACGATGCTTTAAGACTGCCGTCGTTTCGCGCGCTGTACCTGCTGACGGCCGCGGTCGGGCTGCTGGTGTCGGGCGATCTGCTCTTCGCCTGGCTGGGCTACGCAAACCTCCGCAATCCCTGGGGAGTCAACCTTGCCCTTGTCGCCGCGGTGCTGGGCGGCGCGCGGATCGTCTATGCGTCGCTGGCCGGCCTCATTGAGGGCCATGTTGGGGCCGATTTGGCCCTGGCCATCGCTCTGCTGGCGTCGCTGGCGCTCAAAGAATACTGGGTCGGCGCCGAGGTGGTGCTGATCGCCATGATCGGGGAATCGCTGGAAGCGATTACGTTTGCCCGGACGCATCGCGAGCTGGAACGCTTTTTGGAGCTTCGGCCGCGGCGGGTGCGGGTCCGGCGCGGCGACGAACAGGTCGAGCTGCCGGTCGAGTCGCTGGCGATCGGCGATATTGTGGTGGTGCGGCCCGGAGAGCGGATCGCCGTGGATGGCGCCGTGCTGGCGGGCCGGTCGGCGGTCGATGAAAGCACGCTCACCGGCGAGAGCATGCCCGCCGACAAGGCGGAAGGCGACGCGGTTTACGCCGGCACGCTCAACCAGTTCGGTGCGCTGGAGATTCGCACCGACGCCGTGGGCGACGCCACCACGCTCGGTCAGGTGATCCGCATCGTCGCGGCGGCGCAGCGAGACAAGGCGCGCGTCGAGCGGATCGCCGATCGGCTGGCCCGCTGGTTTCTGCCGTTCGTGCTTGTCTGCGCCGCGGCCACCTTCGCGGCCACCAATCGGCTGGCGCTTTCGCAAGCGATCTGGCCCGCGCTCGATCGTTGGAACTGGATGCCGACGTTGGCGGTGCTGGTCGTGGCCTGCCCCTGCGCGTTGGTGTTGGCGACCCCGGCGGCGATGATGGCCGCGGTCGCCTGGCTGGCGCGGCGCGGAGTGCTGATCAAAGGCGGGGCGGCACTGGAACGCCTGGCAGCGGTCCGTCGCATCGCCTTCGACAAGACCGGCACGTTGACCACCGGCAAGCTCGTGCTAGGCGAATGCTTACCTTTAGCCGGCCGCACGCCGGATGAGATTCTGCGGGCGGCCGCGGCGGCCGAGCAAACGAGCGAGCACCTGATCGCGCGGGTGCTCGTGGCGGCGGCAAAAGAGCGAGGAATAAGCTTGCCCGCCGTGGGTGAATTCGAGGCTCTGCCCGGCGCCGGCGTGGCGGCCCGCCTACTCGCCGACTCTGCGGCAAGTGTTGTCGTCGGTAACCGCCGTCTGATGTGCGACCGCGAGATCGAATTGCCCGACGAAGTCGAGGGACTGATTGCGAGGCTCGAAGCAGCCGGCCAGACGCCGCTGTTGGTGGCCATCGACGGCAAACTGGCCGGGGCGATTGGCGTGCGCGACGCGGTGCGGCCCGAAGCGGCCGGCGTGCTGGCCGAGCTGCGGGCGATGGGCATCGACGAGGTCGTGCTCTTGACGGGCGACCGGCCGCGCACGACCGCCGAGATCGCGCGGCAACTTGGCATCGAGCGCTGGCAGGCGGAGTTGCGGCCTGATGAGAAGGCGCAGTGGCTGGCCGGCTGGCGCGCGGAGCGCGGCGCGGGCCGGCCGTCGGATGAAGCCGCCGTGGCGATGGTCGGCGACGGCGTGAACGACGCCCCGGCGCTGGCCAGGGCCGACGTGGGCCTGGCGATTGCCGGGGCGGGCAGCGATCTGGCCGCCGAGGCGGGCGACCTGGTCTTGATGGGCGACCCGTTGGCCTCGTTGCCGGCCACGCTTCGGCTGGCCCGCGAAACGGTGCGCGTCATCCGGCAGAACATCGTGCTGTTCGCGTTCTTCGTCAACTTGCTGGGCATCGCGCTCACGGCCTGGATCATGCCTACCTGGTCGCAGGCCTGGCTCAGACGCGCCCCGGTGGCCGCGGCCATTTTTCACCAGTGCGGCTCGCTGCTGGTGCTCGTCAATTCAATGCGGCTCATCTGGTTCGACCGCTGGCAAGCGAGCTGGTTCGGTCGCATCGAGTCGCTGCTGGCCCGTGGCTGCGCCGGCTTCGGCCGGCAGTTCGAGCCTCTCGTTCGGGCATGCGAAGCGTTGTGGTGGTGGCGATGGCTGCTGTTGCGGGCCGCCCTGTTGTTGGCGGTCGTGGCGTACCTGGCCCAGATCGTCGTGTTCGTCGGCCCCGACGAAGTGGCGGTCGTGCGGCGTTTTGGCCGCTTTCGCGCGGCGCTGGGGCCGGGCCCGCACCTGCGCCTGCCGCCGCCTTGGGACACGATCGTCAAAGACCGCCCGGCACGGGTGCGGACGATTGAAGTCGGCTTGCAAAGCACGCGCGCGGCCGAGGCGGGCGCGAAGCAGGCGATCGAGTGGAACACGCCCCACGGCGTCCGACGCAGCGACGACGAGGCGATTGCCCTGACCGGCGACCAGAGCCTGGTCGAGGTCGGCGCCGCGGTGCAATATCGCATCGACGACGTGCGTGCCTGGCACTTTGCCGCGCGAGATCCGCAGAACTTGTTGCAGGTCGCGGCCCAGAGCGTCGTTCGCGAAGTGCTGGCCGAGAGGCCGCTGTTGAACAGTGGCGCCAAGGGAAACCGCGAACCGGCCGAGATCCTGACCACCGGCCGGGCCGATTTGGAACGCGAGATCGGGCGGCGGCTGCAAGCGGAACTCGACCGGCTGGGCTGCGGCGTTAGGCTACTCGACGACGGCGTCTGCCTGGTTGACGTGCATCCGCCGCTGGCCGTCGTGGATGCCTTTCGCGACGTCTCGCGGGCGTTCAAGGAGCGCGAGCGGCGCAAGAACGAGGCCGATGCTTTCCTGCGAGATCGCGTGATCAAGGCGGGCGGGTTGGCGGCGTGGCGCGAGCTGGTCCGTGACGAGGGCGAACTGACCGACGAGCGCTGGGCGGGGCTGCAAGCCGACCTTGCCGGTGAGGCGGCCGGCGAACTTGCCGCGGCCCAGGCGGCGGCCCACGAACAGCAGGAATTAGCCGCCGGCGACGCGGCAAGTTTTCTCGAAGTGCAAGCCAGTCACGCGGCCAATCCGCGGCTCACCGAGTGGCGCATGCTGTATGAAACATTGTCCGCCGCCCTGGCCGGCAAGCGCAAAATGATCTTCGACGCCCGCACGGGCAGCCGCCGCCATCTCTTCCTCGGAAGCCAACCCGCTCCGCCTTCGCCGGCCATCCCGATCATTGCCTCGCCGGCCCGCGACGAAGAAGATTGA
- a CDS encoding colicin E3/pyocin S6 family cytotoxin, with protein MKQDSPIWRKLKRFRGQTKTNGLSGKDRRYYEWDHTHGDIEVYNSRGEHLGSMNPDTGEIYKPPVDGRRIKIDD; from the coding sequence ATGAAACAAGATTCGCCAATTTGGAGAAAACTCAAACGCTTTCGCGGCCAAACGAAAACGAACGGCCTTTCGGGCAAGGATCGGCGCTATTATGAATGGGACCACACCCACGGTGACATCGAGGTCTACAATAGTAGAGGCGAGCACCTTGGCTCGATGAATCCGGACACCGGCGAGATCTACAAGCCACCCGTCGATGGAAGACGCATCAAGATCGATGACTAA
- a CDS encoding NADH-quinone oxidoreductase subunit M, translated as MPTLLLLTIFLPLAGAALIWVLSEAGKVLARRIALAVSLATLGLAAAVVLQFDPAATDGIDWPWFSSDPIDIRFSLGLDGIGLWFFGLSALLTLTAILVSWEAIDDRAPAFYSLLLLLETGMLGVFAARDIILFYVFFEFTLIPLFFLIGIWGSSDRRYAAIKFFLFTLGGSLLTFLGLVAIVLWNYYHAEPRVMTFSIQTLQQNLAAQPIPFYPQLLMFLALFAGFAIKVPLFPLHTWLPLAHTEAPTAGSVILAGILLKIGGYGFLRFNLPLLPDATAFCIPWLLWLSVAGIVYGALLALAQTNIKKLIAYSSVSHLGFCMLGTFALNKPALYGGVLQMVNHGLSTGGLFALVGMVYERYHTREIADLGGLARRLPLLATFMGLFTLSSIGLPGMNGFAGEFLILLGMFQRGYAEAPVIYATQWLVIAVLAVSGVVLGAWYMLWLFERVFFNRLREPAHHEGPPVRDMSPREVLALAPLLVFVFWIGLFPQHFLRPMERDLDKVLAVTVPSFNQRYQEIEERPVVVAKSFRVGWDQRACERRPTDSDVDPTDSNVDDDGPALASSLSPPYAMVCRERPPWRSVNHKLTSSGGSRNATEGVPYREPVGARPETEHRGEVARVE; from the coding sequence ATGCCCACACTTTTATTGCTCACCATCTTCCTCCCTCTCGCCGGGGCCGCGCTCATTTGGGTGCTGTCCGAGGCGGGCAAAGTCCTTGCCCGGCGCATCGCGCTGGCGGTGTCGCTCGCCACGCTGGGCCTGGCGGCCGCCGTGGTACTGCAGTTCGACCCTGCGGCAACCGATGGCATCGATTGGCCCTGGTTCTCGTCGGATCCCATCGACATTCGTTTCAGCCTGGGGCTCGACGGAATCGGTCTGTGGTTCTTTGGGCTCAGCGCACTGCTTACCCTCACCGCGATCCTGGTGAGCTGGGAAGCGATCGACGACCGGGCGCCCGCGTTCTATTCGCTGCTGTTGCTGCTCGAAACAGGCATGTTGGGCGTGTTCGCCGCGCGCGACATCATCTTGTTCTACGTGTTTTTCGAGTTCACGCTCATACCGCTCTTCTTCCTGATTGGCATCTGGGGAAGCTCCGACCGCCGCTATGCGGCCATCAAGTTCTTTCTCTTCACGCTCGGCGGCAGCCTGCTGACGTTCCTGGGTCTGGTGGCGATCGTGCTCTGGAACTATTACCACGCCGAGCCCCGCGTGATGACGTTTTCCATCCAGACGCTGCAACAGAACCTCGCGGCCCAGCCGATACCGTTCTACCCGCAGTTGTTGATGTTCCTGGCGCTGTTCGCCGGCTTCGCCATCAAGGTGCCGCTCTTTCCGCTGCACACCTGGCTGCCGCTGGCCCACACCGAGGCGCCCACGGCCGGCAGCGTGATTCTGGCCGGCATCCTGCTGAAGATCGGCGGCTACGGCTTCTTGCGGTTCAATCTGCCGCTGCTGCCCGATGCCACCGCGTTCTGCATCCCCTGGCTGTTGTGGCTTTCGGTGGCGGGCATCGTCTACGGCGCCCTGCTGGCGCTGGCCCAGACCAACATCAAGAAACTGATCGCCTATTCCAGCGTCAGCCACCTCGGCTTTTGCATGTTGGGCACGTTCGCGCTGAACAAGCCGGCCCTCTACGGCGGCGTGCTGCAGATGGTCAACCACGGCCTTTCCACCGGCGGACTGTTCGCGTTGGTGGGCATGGTTTACGAGCGTTATCACACCCGCGAGATCGCCGACCTGGGCGGCCTGGCCCGCCGGCTGCCGCTGTTGGCGACGTTCATGGGCCTGTTCACGCTATCGAGCATCGGTCTGCCCGGCATGAACGGTTTTGCGGGGGAGTTTCTCATCCTGCTGGGCATGTTTCAACGGGGTTATGCCGAAGCGCCGGTGATTTACGCCACGCAGTGGCTGGTGATCGCGGTGCTGGCGGTGTCGGGGGTGGTGCTGGGGGCCTGGTACATGCTGTGGCTGTTCGAGCGGGTGTTCTTCAATCGGCTGCGAGAGCCGGCCCATCACGAAGGGCCGCCGGTCCGCGACATGTCGCCGCGCGAAGTGCTGGCCCTGGCGCCGCTGTTGGTGTTCGTGTTCTGGATTGGCCTCTTTCCGCAGCATTTCCTGCGGCCGATGGAGCGTGACCTCGACAAGGTGCTGGCCGTTACGGTTCCGTCGTTCAACCAGCGATATCAGGAGATCGAGGAGCGTCCCGTTGTCGTCGCGAAATCATTCCGTGTAGGGTGGGACCAGCGAGCTTGCGAGCGCCGGCCCACCGATAGCGACGTTGATCCCACCGATAGCAACGTCGATGATGATGGGCCGGCGCTCGCAAGCTCGCTGTCCCCGCCCTACGCGATGGTCTGTAGGGAACGCCCTCCGTGGCGCTCCGTGAATCACAAGTTGACGTCGTCTGGCGGTTCACGGAACGCCACGGAGGGCGTTCCCTACAGAGAGCCTGTCGGCGCAAGGCCCGAAACGGAACACAGAGGAGAAGTTGCCCGTGTCGAGTGA
- a CDS encoding Uma2 family endonuclease, whose translation MAIAATPLTYGHDASVARFSVASYQCMIAAGALTSEDRVELLEHYVVLKMPHKPPHDSTIQRMLRPLLRSLPAGWDLRVQSAITLSDSEPEPDFAIVRGSSADYEGHHPFAADVGLLIEVADTSLARDQHDKARIYANANVPVYWVVNLVDRRIEVYRQPSGGDAAAEYAASQFYRTGDTVPVVFDGSLVANMLHSQS comes from the coding sequence ATGGCCATCGCGGCAACACCCCTGACCTACGGCCACGACGCTTCAGTTGCCCGTTTCTCGGTGGCAAGCTATCAGTGCATGATCGCCGCGGGCGCGCTCACGTCGGAAGACCGAGTGGAGTTACTCGAGCACTACGTGGTGTTGAAGATGCCGCACAAACCGCCTCACGACAGCACGATTCAACGAATGTTGCGGCCGCTGCTGAGGTCGCTGCCGGCCGGCTGGGATTTGCGAGTGCAATCGGCGATCACGTTAAGCGACAGCGAGCCGGAACCCGATTTTGCGATCGTCCGCGGATCGTCGGCGGACTATGAGGGTCACCATCCCTTCGCCGCGGACGTGGGCTTGCTGATCGAAGTCGCCGATACTTCGCTGGCGCGCGATCAGCACGATAAAGCGAGAATTTACGCCAACGCAAACGTGCCGGTTTATTGGGTGGTTAATCTGGTGGACCGCCGGATTGAAGTCTACCGTCAGCCGTCCGGCGGTGACGCCGCCGCCGAGTACGCGGCCAGCCAGTTCTATCGAACAGGCGACACGGTGCCGGTCGTGTTTGATGGCAGCCTGGTAGCCAACATGCTTCACTCTCAGTCATAA
- a CDS encoding NADH-quinone oxidoreductase subunit N: MSSETIYRLLPEAILIVVASLIYVVGAFVTVRRVWAVVAATAMVLSAVALASQGFGGEGPSAAASSAGTLALDLSGRIDALGQYIRWLALVVGFVLVLLSSHPDDDAQEPELIGTLLLAVSGAMLVATTRDLVLLFLGIELISIPTYVLLYLGRRDASSPEAAVKYFFLSILSSALTLYGFSFLYGIGGSTDLAAVQSALASQPDEPTGLTSLAVIALVLLFAGIGFKITAVPFHFYAPDVYQATTNGNAGVLAVLPKIAGFVVLARIVAAMPGLESYGWRIALVLSVLTMTLGNLLGLWQDNIRRLLAYSSIAHSGYMLIGLSVGLAAAPTADGGVTLDGIGAMFFYLAVYSLATAGTFAALTYLGGQGKQVDTVDELAGLARSNPLTALFLAVFLFSLMGIPPLAGFTGKFLIFGSALTLNEAGLADPHVRTWFLALAVIGVLNATIAAGYYLRVVAALYFRAPQTTPVSLGGRGAAFAAALCALLVVLVGLVPTPLASQSTEAAVGLRQVPAAVVADRSR, encoded by the coding sequence GTGTCGAGTGAGACCATCTATCGCCTACTGCCCGAAGCGATCCTGATTGTCGTCGCTTCGCTCATCTATGTGGTGGGCGCCTTCGTGACCGTTCGGCGCGTCTGGGCGGTCGTGGCCGCCACGGCAATGGTGCTGTCGGCCGTGGCGCTGGCGAGCCAAGGTTTTGGCGGCGAGGGACCGTCCGCGGCCGCAAGCTCAGCGGGCACGCTGGCCCTCGACCTGTCGGGCCGCATCGATGCCCTCGGGCAGTACATTCGCTGGCTGGCGTTGGTGGTGGGATTCGTGCTAGTGCTGCTCTCGTCGCACCCCGACGACGATGCGCAGGAGCCGGAGTTGATCGGAACGCTGCTTTTGGCCGTCTCCGGCGCGATGCTGGTGGCGACCACGCGCGACCTGGTGCTCTTGTTTCTGGGCATCGAATTGATCTCCATTCCGACCTATGTGCTGCTCTATCTGGGCCGGCGCGACGCTTCGTCGCCCGAAGCGGCCGTGAAGTATTTCTTCCTCAGCATCTTGTCGTCGGCGCTGACGCTGTACGGCTTCAGCTTTCTGTATGGCATCGGCGGCTCGACCGATCTGGCCGCCGTGCAGTCGGCGTTGGCGTCGCAGCCCGACGAGCCGACGGGGCTGACTTCGCTGGCCGTCATCGCGCTGGTGCTGCTGTTTGCCGGCATCGGCTTCAAGATCACGGCGGTGCCGTTCCATTTTTACGCTCCGGACGTTTACCAGGCCACGACCAACGGCAACGCGGGCGTGCTGGCCGTGCTGCCGAAGATCGCCGGCTTTGTGGTGCTGGCCCGGATCGTGGCCGCCATGCCGGGCCTGGAGAGCTACGGCTGGCGCATCGCGCTGGTGCTCTCGGTGCTCACAATGACCTTGGGCAACTTACTCGGCCTGTGGCAAGACAACATCCGCCGCCTGCTTGCTTACTCGTCGATCGCGCACAGCGGCTACATGCTGATCGGCCTTTCCGTGGGACTGGCTGCCGCTCCCACTGCGGACGGGGGCGTTACGCTGGACGGCATCGGCGCCATGTTCTTCTACCTGGCTGTTTACTCCTTGGCGACCGCGGGCACGTTCGCCGCGCTGACTTACTTGGGCGGGCAAGGCAAGCAGGTTGACACCGTCGACGAGCTGGCCGGGCTGGCCCGTTCGAATCCGCTCACGGCCCTTTTCCTGGCCGTGTTTCTCTTCAGCCTGATGGGCATACCGCCGCTGGCCGGCTTCACGGGCAAATTCCTGATCTTCGGCAGCGCTTTGACTTTGAACGAGGCCGGCCTGGCCGACCCGCATGTGCGGACCTGGTTTCTGGCCCTGGCCGTGATCGGGGTGCTCAACGCGACGATCGCGGCGGGCTATTATTTGCGTGTGGTGGCGGCCCTCTATTTCCGCGCGCCGCAGACCACGCCCGTGAGCCTGGGCGGCCGCGGCGCCGCCTTCGCCGCCGCGTTGTGTGCGCTCTTAGTCGTGCTCGTCGGCCTGGTTCCCACGCCGCTGGCCAGCCAATCGACCGAGGCGGCCGTGGGGTTGCGTCAAGTTCCGGCCGCCGTGGTCGCCGATCGATCGCGGTAG
- a CDS encoding nucleotidyltransferase family protein, whose amino-acid sequence MRPRPMNANDALQLLSKHMPEIRRRFGAQSLAIFGSVARNEARSESDLDVLVEFTGRSTFESYTGLKLYLEELFGISVDLAIESDLRREIRSRIGEEAITVP is encoded by the coding sequence TTGAGGCCGCGCCCGATGAATGCTAACGACGCTCTCCAATTGCTGTCGAAGCACATGCCGGAAATCCGGCGAAGGTTCGGCGCGCAATCGCTGGCGATCTTCGGTTCCGTTGCCAGGAACGAAGCGCGTTCGGAAAGCGATCTTGACGTGCTGGTGGAGTTCACTGGCCGGTCAACTTTTGAGAGCTACACGGGGCTGAAGCTGTACCTGGAAGAGTTGTTTGGAATATCGGTTGATTTGGCCATCGAGTCGGATTTACGGCGCGAGATTCGGTCGCGGATTGGCGAGGAGGCGATAACAGTGCCTTGA
- the nuoL gene encoding NADH-quinone oxidoreductase subunit L, whose protein sequence is MFSIETLLILIPGLPLAACLITALAGAKLLRERSHWPIIAALVGSFVCSLILLFAVNNLSAAAGDDAVGVERIYPLWTWADLPGAYQLGTDAAGRALNIDVTLRADPLTAIMLAMVTFISSLVAIYSVGYMHGDPGYWRFFAYVSLFVFSMTMLVSVSNFMLLFVFWEAVGLCSYLLIGFWYEKPAAAAAGKKAFLVNRVGDFGFIIGLFLIWTTYGTLNFHDVNAAGNPVAAGEEVAVEGVFGQTRLAKETSEGYVGGAVGVAICLCLLAGACGKSAQFPLHVWLPDAMEGPTPVSALIHAATMVTAGVYMFTRVTPLVVAAPAARTAVAVVGCFTALLAALIALTQNDLKRVMAYSTISQLGYMFLGVGVGTLAGVTSGMFHLFTHAFFKGLLFLGAGSVMHAMGGIVDMTRFGGLRRIMPWTCLTFASGCLALCGIWPFAGFWSKDAILASALETQHGGTLFVGTALEIGFYQLLCYIGLFTAFLTAVYTFRAFFMTFFGETHVPHEAGHHAHESPRSMLVPLFILAACALGIGIIDSEWAFGKHRFDEFLQQTPSLSYAPLQPAEHAGETGAHGQIMALGSLAGFAGIGLAAFLYLGGRKEIEAVGKAASSARIYELGLYQLSYNRFFIDAIYNVFVIWPLWMLAQSAYWFDRWVIDGLVNLVGKIPLAVGSALRSLQNGLVQFYALAMMLGMLVLVGTLLMWPAQ, encoded by the coding sequence ATGTTTAGCATCGAAACCTTACTGATCTTGATCCCCGGCCTGCCGCTGGCGGCCTGCCTGATCACGGCGCTGGCCGGGGCCAAGCTGCTGCGCGAGCGGAGCCACTGGCCGATCATCGCGGCGCTCGTCGGTTCGTTCGTTTGCAGCCTGATCTTGTTGTTCGCCGTGAACAACCTCTCCGCCGCGGCCGGCGACGACGCGGTCGGCGTCGAACGTATCTATCCTCTTTGGACATGGGCCGATCTGCCGGGCGCGTACCAGCTCGGAACGGATGCCGCCGGCCGCGCATTGAACATCGACGTGACGCTGCGGGCCGATCCGCTGACGGCCATCATGTTGGCGATGGTCACGTTCATTTCGTCGCTGGTGGCTATCTATTCGGTCGGTTACATGCACGGCGATCCGGGCTACTGGCGCTTCTTCGCCTACGTGTCGCTGTTCGTCTTTTCGATGACGATGCTGGTGTCGGTGAGCAACTTCATGCTGCTCTTTGTGTTCTGGGAGGCGGTCGGTTTGTGCAGCTATCTGCTGATCGGCTTCTGGTACGAGAAGCCCGCGGCGGCGGCGGCCGGCAAGAAGGCGTTTCTCGTCAATCGCGTGGGCGATTTCGGCTTCATCATCGGCCTGTTCCTGATCTGGACGACCTACGGCACGCTCAACTTTCACGACGTGAACGCCGCCGGGAACCCAGTGGCCGCGGGAGAGGAAGTGGCAGTCGAAGGCGTGTTCGGGCAAACACGCCTGGCCAAAGAGACGAGCGAAGGTTACGTCGGCGGTGCGGTGGGCGTGGCCATCTGCCTCTGTCTGCTGGCCGGGGCCTGCGGCAAGAGCGCTCAGTTTCCGCTGCACGTTTGGCTGCCCGACGCGATGGAAGGCCCGACGCCGGTCAGCGCCTTGATTCACGCGGCCACGATGGTCACGGCGGGCGTCTATATGTTCACGCGCGTCACGCCGCTGGTGGTGGCCGCGCCGGCGGCCCGCACCGCGGTGGCCGTCGTCGGTTGCTTCACGGCGCTCTTGGCCGCCTTGATCGCCCTGACGCAGAACGACCTGAAGCGGGTGATGGCCTATTCCACGATCAGTCAGTTGGGCTACATGTTTTTGGGCGTGGGTGTGGGAACGCTGGCCGGCGTGACCAGCGGCATGTTTCACCTCTTCACGCACGCCTTTTTCAAAGGCCTGTTGTTTCTCGGTGCGGGCAGCGTGATGCACGCCATGGGCGGCATCGTCGACATGACCCGCTTCGGCGGCCTGCGGCGGATCATGCCCTGGACCTGCCTGACGTTTGCCTCCGGCTGCCTGGCGTTGTGCGGCATCTGGCCCTTCGCCGGCTTTTGGAGCAAGGACGCCATTCTCGCCTCGGCCCTCGAAACGCAGCACGGAGGCACGTTGTTTGTCGGCACCGCTTTGGAGATCGGCTTTTACCAATTGCTCTGTTACATCGGCCTGTTCACCGCCTTCCTGACGGCGGTCTACACCTTCCGGGCGTTTTTCATGACGTTTTTCGGCGAGACGCACGTGCCGCACGAGGCCGGCCACCATGCTCACGAGTCGCCGCGGAGCATGCTCGTGCCGCTGTTCATTCTGGCGGCATGTGCTTTGGGGATCGGCATCATCGATTCGGAATGGGCTTTCGGCAAACATCGGTTCGACGAATTCTTGCAACAAACGCCCTCGCTGAGCTACGCCCCCTTGCAACCGGCCGAGCACGCCGGCGAAACAGGCGCCCACGGCCAGATCATGGCCCTGGGCAGTCTGGCGGGTTTTGCGGGCATCGGCCTGGCGGCCTTCTTGTATCTGGGCGGTCGCAAAGAAATCGAAGCGGTGGGCAAGGCCGCCAGTTCCGCCCGAATTTACGAGTTGGGCCTCTATCAACTCTCCTACAACCGCTTTTTCATCGATGCGATTTACAACGTGTTCGTCATTTGGCCGCTGTGGATGCTGGCGCAATCGGCCTACTGGTTCGACCGCTGGGTGATCGACGGCCTGGTGAATCTGGTCGGCAAGATACCCCTGGCGGTCGGCTCGGCGCTGCGGTCGCTGCAAAACGGCCTGGTGCAGTTTTACGCTCTGGCGATGATGCTCGGCATGTTGGTGTTGGTGGGGACGTTGTTGATGTGGCCGGCTCAGTGA
- the nuoK gene encoding NADH-quinone oxidoreductase subunit NuoK has translation MDEVQLLERYLFIGALLFGIGLVGFVSRRNMIVMFLAAEMMLQGISLSLVAWGRFHNDWGGQMLVIFILTVAACEAAIALALVLMLYHRSGKLDVAFWQTVREANQPRYVDRELPDEPLTIEHFPTLPHSGVEPVHSLDEMIHRSHV, from the coding sequence ATGGATGAAGTCCAGTTGCTCGAACGCTATCTGTTCATCGGCGCCCTGCTGTTCGGCATCGGGCTGGTGGGCTTCGTCAGCCGCCGCAACATGATCGTCATGTTCCTGGCGGCCGAAATGATGCTGCAAGGCATTTCGCTCAGCCTGGTGGCCTGGGGCCGGTTCCACAACGATTGGGGCGGGCAGATGCTGGTGATCTTCATTCTCACTGTGGCGGCCTGCGAAGCGGCCATCGCGCTGGCCCTGGTATTGATGCTCTATCATCGCAGCGGCAAACTCGACGTGGCATTCTGGCAGACGGTGCGCGAAGCGAACCAGCCGCGGTACGTCGATCGCGAGTTGCCCGACGAGCCGCTGACCATCGAGCATTTTCCCACGTTGCCGCACTCCGGCGTCGAGCCGGTCCACTCCCTCGACGAAATGATTCACCGCAGTCATGTTTAG